AAGCATCATTGCGCGCGAGCGGACGATGCGGGTGAACCTGGAAGAGCTCTCCACCACAATGGCACAGAAATATGACACTACCGTGAGGCACATCGACGATATGGTGAGTGATATCACCCGCAGGATGTACAGGTAAACCCTTTTTGCGAGATTATACATGGGCGTTGCATTACGTGATATACTTGGCGAGTTCTGTCAGGAGATGGAGCTTGACGACGTGCGGGGCGCGGTCGGCATCGATGCCTTCAATGCGCTGTACCAGTTCCTGACCATCATCAGGCAGCCTGACGGAACCCCCCTGATGGACGCGGAAGGACGGGTCACCTCCCACCTCTCGGGCCTGTTTTTCCGGAATATCAACTTCCTGGAGAAGGGGATACGCCCGGTCTATGTCTTTGACGGCGCACCTCCCGAACTGAAGAGTACGACGGTCGAGAAGCGCCGAGAGGTGCGTGAGGCGGCAGGCGTCAGGTGGCAGGAGGCCATTGCATGCGGCGACACCGTGGAAGCCTACAAGCAGGCGCGCGCCTCGACACGGATCGATGACGCGATGATCGCGTCCGGTCGGCGTCTCCTTGAGTTCATGGGCATCCCCTGGGTCCAGGCGCCGAGCGAGGGCGAGGCCCAGGCGGCATACATGGCGCAAAAGGGCGACGTCTCGACGGCGGCCTCGCAGGACTACGACTCGCTCCTCTTCGGGGCGCCGCGTCTCCTGCGGAACCTGACGATCTCGGGGAAGAGGAAGATGCGGGGGCGGCAGGTGACGGTGCGCCCGGAGTCGGTCTCCCTTGCGGCGGTGCTCGACGGTCTCGGCCTCACGCGCGAGGGACTGGTGGAGGTCGGGATCCTGGTGGGGACCGACTTCAACCCCGGCATCAGGGGGGTGGGGGCGAAGACGGCCCTGAAGATCGTGAAGAAGGGCGGTTTCGCGGAGACGATCCGGGAGAAGGCCCCGGACTTCGACCCCGAGCCGGTGCGCTCGTTCTTCCTCGACCCTCCCACCACCGACGACTATCACCTCGCCTGGAAGAGTCCGGACAGGGAGGGGATCACGGCTATGCTCTGTGGCGAGTATTCCTTCTCAGAGGACCGGGTCGAGGCGGCCCTCGACCGCCTCGGGAAGACGGCGGGACAGAAGACGCTCGACGCGTGGTTCTGAAGGGGTCGGAATATTTTTATTTTGGCTCCGTAGAAACCCTCTCGGGAAAGTACTTCCTGACGTGATAGGGGAAAAATTCTGTTCAGAAGTGCCCGGTCCAGGGGGGCTGCCGCTCGAAAAACTACGTTTTTCTCGACTCCCGTCGGTCGCCCTCCCATACCCCCTGCCATTACGATAGGGGCGGGATGGCCTCCTCCTCCAGGACTCCGACCCTTTCTTCCCGGGACCAATCCTCGCGCGGGGGTCCGGGGGCAAAAGTCCCCCGGCGAACGGGAAGGCAGAGGATCAGCACGCACTATCAACCGATGGAGGAGGATTTCTACAAAGCCGGAAAAATGGGATTTTTTGGCTCTGTAGAAATCCTATTCTGGAGTGTCTCGTCCGGGGGGCTCTCACCCCCCGGTCCCCCCGCCATGAGGATAGGGGCGGATGGCAGTCTTCTTCGATATGCAGGGATTATCCTTCCCCCGTCCTATCCTATTTTCGGGGGTTCGGGGGCGTCAGTCCCCCGGCAGAGAGGTCGGGGAAGGCGGTGGTTTCGCACGATTCTTCAGGGAATTCAGGAAGATATCGACCCGAACATGATATTCTCTCCCGATCCCTGCATGCAGAGATGGGGGGAATGAACGAGAGTTTTGGGATATGCTCCATGAAAAACATTTCATGGGGTATGCTTGCGTCCCCTTCCCGGACTCCTGCGCGATTCTACAAAGCCTTTATTTTGTTGATTGCACGAAGATCCGCACGGATCCCTCTGCCTTCCCCGAACGCTCTACCGGGGGACTGCTCGAAGATTTCGTCTTCTCGTTGCCCCCGGACCCCCGATTCAGGATTGAACCGGGAAGAGAGAA
This window of the Methanofollis ethanolicus genome carries:
- the fen gene encoding flap endonuclease-1, which encodes MGVALRDILGEFCQEMELDDVRGAVGIDAFNALYQFLTIIRQPDGTPLMDAEGRVTSHLSGLFFRNINFLEKGIRPVYVFDGAPPELKSTTVEKRREVREAAGVRWQEAIACGDTVEAYKQARASTRIDDAMIASGRRLLEFMGIPWVQAPSEGEAQAAYMAQKGDVSTAASQDYDSLLFGAPRLLRNLTISGKRKMRGRQVTVRPESVSLAAVLDGLGLTREGLVEVGILVGTDFNPGIRGVGAKTALKIVKKGGFAETIREKAPDFDPEPVRSFFLDPPTTDDYHLAWKSPDREGITAMLCGEYSFSEDRVEAALDRLGKTAGQKTLDAWF